The region GATGGGCTGCTGAGCGCGGGCCGGAGCTCATTCGGATCCAGGAGATGAAACAGGATGACGTCATTCCCTATAAAGTGAAGCTGTTCCAGCGCCTGGACGACGGCGGCAGGATCTTCATAGAAGTCGGAGATAACAATAATGATGCCGCGACGATGCAGCAGAGCCTGAAGGTGTCTGAGCGGCTTGAAGATGTCTGTACGGGCCCGAGGTTCAGCTCGATCGAGTGCAGACAGCAGCCGAGCAAGCTGCCCCGGACGTGTTGAGGGAGGGACGAAGTCGCGGACATCATCATCAAACACAATGATTCCCGCGGCGTCCCTCTGATTGTGGATAGCGAGATAGAAGAGTGATGCGGCGACGAATCTCGCATAGTCGGCTTTAATCGGAGATCGAGAGCCGTACTGCATGGAATTGCTTGCGTCGAGCAGAACCGTAAGCTGACTATTCGTTTCACCTTCGTACCGCTTGAGATAGCAACGTTCTGTACGTGCGAACAGGTTCCAGTCGACGTGGCGAAGATCGTCGCCCTGCACATAGGGTCGATACTCCGCGAATTCCTGGCTGAACCCGAAGTCCGGCGAGCGGTGAAGGCCAGCGACGAAGCCATCGACAACAGTCCGGGCGATGAGGTCAAGAGAGGTGATACCGGCCAGAACAGCGGGATCGAGGAAGCGTTGCATCACTCCTCCTTGGGAGGCAGTAAGTGGGCGAGGAGACGCTGGAGAATATCGTCCGTGTCGATTCGCTCAGAGTCTGCATGGAAGTTGAGGAGAATGCGGTGGCGCAAGATGGGAGTTGCGAGCGAAGTTATGTCTTCATAGGTCACATGAAATCGTCTTCTGGAAAGAGCACGGGCCTTGGCCGCAAGCACGATGTACTGGGCCGCACGGACGCTTCCGCCATAACTGACGTACTTCCTGATAAAGTCTGGCGCATTATCGCTCTTGGGCCGCGTGGCTCGAACAAGATCGACGACATAACGCCCGACTGAGGTCGCTATCGGAACCATTCTGACCAGTTGTTGAAAATCAAGCAGTTCTTCCGCAGTAGTAACTGCCTCGACCTTTGGGGTTTGTGTTGTCGTCGTGAGATCAAGGACCTTCAGCTCTTCCTCCGGCGTGAGATAGTCGAGAACTGCGTTGAACAGGAAACGATCAAGCTGCGCCTCGGGAAGGGGATAGGTGCCCTCGAGCTCGATCGGGTTTTGAGTGGCAAGGACGAAGAAAGGCTCAGGCAGGGGATAGATATGCCCTCGCACGGTGCATGAGTGTTCCTGCATTGCTTCAAGCAGGGCTGACTGCGTCTTTGGAGGCGTACGGTTGATCTCGTCTGCCAGCAATATATTGCCGAAGACGGGGCCGGGAACGAAGGTCCACTTCCGATGGCCTGTCGCCAGGTCTTCTTCGATGATGTCTGTCCCTGTGATGTCAGAAGGCATCAGGTCAGGAGTGAACTGAATGCGGCGGAAGTCCAGCCCCAGCGCCTCTGCAATGGTTCGTACCATCAGTGTCTTCGCAGTTCCGGGCAGGCCAGTCATGAGGCAGTGGCCACCGACAAAGAGTGCAGTCAATATCTGGTCGATTACTTCCTGCTGACCGACGATAACCTCGCGCACCTGGCGCAGGATGTTTTCACGAACGGTGTGAAAGCGCTCCACCCGTTGCTGGAGTTCGGCTGCGTCTGAACTGAGATCGGCAAAAGTGGCCATGCGGAATCCTCGCTATTTTTCTGATGATGGATGTAACTCCATCAGTAACTTCTGGGCCGGTAGATAGCCCGGCGCTATCTCGAGAGCGGCTAGAACGCGTTCTTCGGCTTCATTCCGATTGCCTATGGCAAGATAGGCTCGTGCCAACAGGTACTGGACGCCGGCCTTATCTACGGGGTTCGATGCGAGTGCTGCAGTGTACTCGTTTATGGCTCGATCGAAATGCTTTTGTCCGTAGAAGAGATCACCGAGCTTACGGTGAAGCTCTGGATCATTGACCGGATAAATATAGTTAATGCGTGCGAGCGTCCCGGCCGCCGCCGCAGCATCTCCCTGGTGCTCCTGGAGATTTGCGAGTTGTTTCAACGTTGCTGGATTTTGTCCGCCTGCCTGTTCGTAAGAGAGGAGAGTCACAGCTTCAGAACGGGGATCGTTGAGAGCATGGTGTGCGTCCGCGAGAATCTCATAGGCATCTCCATCACCGACGTAATCCGGATAGAGCGCGAGTACGGCCGGCCCTTGACGAACGACAATATCCCATTGTTTGTTTTGAGCGGCGGCAGTCAGCGTCTTCATCTGTTGCTGCCAGTCGGCGAAGTGAGATGCCTCTGCACCGTAATGCGTATCAAGCCAGGACAGGTACTGCTTATCGAAGTCCTGGGGAGTGGTGGCCAGGACCCCCTGTATCACCTCGGGAGTTGTGTGTAGAGCAGCGTAGGAATGAACCATTTCAAGCAACTTTGATTCACCCCACCTCTCCTTGATGAAGTCGCAGATAGTTCCAGCCTGGAAGTAGGAGACAACAACCTGCGATGGATACTGTGGGTAGACGAAGCCGCGATCCAGTTGAAGGATGGGCAGGAGCTTTTTGTCTCGAATCGCGATCAGAACGTCAGGCGTGGCGCGATTTTTCCACTCGGAAGAGCGCTCGCCTTCTTCATGAACGGCAAGTCCTTCTGTAAACCAGCGCGGAACATGATTTCTGGTTGCGGTAAGAACGTAGGCGTGGCTCATCTCATGCCACAACGTAGCGCCCCAATTGAAATCACCAGGGCGACGTGCAGAGGGACTGTCGATGGCGATGACCTCGCCGAAGGTTACTCCCAATGCGCCAAGTCCCGGCATTCCCATCGTCCGAACGGCGAAATCTTCGTGATCCGGGTAGACCTCAAGCTGAATGGGTTGTGGCAGAGTCATTGCGTACTTCCTGTTGTAGGTAGAAATAATTGCGTGCAATTCGCTTTGAAGATAAGGACGCATAAGCTCGGCCTCGGTCTTCTTCAGCTTCAGAATAGTGTCACCATCGCGCACGG is a window of Edaphobacter sp. 12200R-103 DNA encoding:
- a CDS encoding DUF58 domain-containing protein, whose product is MQRFLDPAVLAGITSLDLIARTVVDGFVAGLHRSPDFGFSQEFAEYRPYVQGDDLRHVDWNLFARTERCYLKRYEGETNSQLTVLLDASNSMQYGSRSPIKADYARFVAASLFYLAIHNQRDAAGIIVFDDDVRDFVPPSTRPGQLARLLSALDRAEPRARTDIFKPLRHLQALLHRRGIIIVISDFYEDPAAVVQALEQLHFIGNDVILFHLLDPNELRPALSSPSILVDLETQEKIEVIPEYVNTTYRLKIEAHIEQLRSQAQGAGLEYRLISTAQPLDQMLREYLSLRKAGA
- a CDS encoding MoxR family ATPase is translated as MATFADLSSDAAELQQRVERFHTVRENILRQVREVIVGQQEVIDQILTALFVGGHCLMTGLPGTAKTLMVRTIAEALGLDFRRIQFTPDLMPSDITGTDIIEEDLATGHRKWTFVPGPVFGNILLADEINRTPPKTQSALLEAMQEHSCTVRGHIYPLPEPFFVLATQNPIELEGTYPLPEAQLDRFLFNAVLDYLTPEEELKVLDLTTTTQTPKVEAVTTAEELLDFQQLVRMVPIATSVGRYVVDLVRATRPKSDNAPDFIRKYVSYGGSVRAAQYIVLAAKARALSRRRFHVTYEDITSLATPILRHRILLNFHADSERIDTDDILQRLLAHLLPPKEE
- a CDS encoding tetratricopeptide repeat protein; protein product: MIRLTMLAILLLSSSPLLAVPPSDCWMLRKHGQEQQSQSCFQQLLRSNDAAVRAEGYWGLGEWDRSNEQFRIATQTLGSNAETKVRWGMLLHDRFNNKEAADLFREALAKDPSNADAYIGMALISAESFDGNAMSYVSKALAVDPKNVRAHELAANLALDNDERGQAAAEADKALALDNEALDAMAVHAAIEVIGERSPDSWLNQIRSINPHYGLAYSEIAHHLELHYRHEDAAAYYRKAVAAEPDLWSAHSSLGIALMRLGQQEEAQKELELSYNNGYRNAATVNSLRLLDSYRNYVTVRDGDTILKLKKTEAELMRPYLQSELHAIISTYNRKYAMTLPQPIQLEVYPDHEDFAVRTMGMPGLGALGVTFGEVIAIDSPSARRPGDFNWGATLWHEMSHAYVLTATRNHVPRWFTEGLAVHEEGERSSEWKNRATPDVLIAIRDKKLLPILQLDRGFVYPQYPSQVVVSYFQAGTICDFIKERWGESKLLEMVHSYAALHTTPEVIQGVLATTPQDFDKQYLSWLDTHYGAEASHFADWQQQMKTLTAAAQNKQWDIVVRQGPAVLALYPDYVGDGDAYEILADAHHALNDPRSEAVTLLSYEQAGGQNPATLKQLANLQEHQGDAAAAAGTLARINYIYPVNDPELHRKLGDLFYGQKHFDRAINEYTAALASNPVDKAGVQYLLARAYLAIGNRNEAEERVLAALEIAPGYLPAQKLLMELHPSSEK